One window of Nocardia sp. NBC_00508 genomic DNA carries:
- a CDS encoding aldo/keto reductase: MTTQAESRPAAASGTFALGGDLPVHRLGYGAMQITGPGVWGDPKDPDEAVRVLRRAVELGITFIDTADSYGPFVSETLIRRALHPYSEDLVIATKAGLTRPGPGDWRPVGRPEYLRQQLELSLRHLGLERIDLYQLHRIDPKVPLADQLGELAQLRQEGKIRHIGLSEVTVAQLEQARKVVDIVSVQNMYNLANRNAEDVLEYAEANDIAFIPWFPMATGDLARPGGVLDTFTRDDASPSQLALAWLLRRSPVLLPIPGTSSVAHLEENTAAATITLTDDEYAALSEVSAPAPRGRRFRLPKLTRG, from the coding sequence ATGACCACACAAGCCGAGTCACGTCCCGCCGCCGCTTCGGGCACCTTTGCCCTGGGCGGCGATCTCCCGGTCCATCGCCTGGGTTACGGCGCGATGCAGATCACCGGTCCGGGAGTCTGGGGCGACCCGAAGGATCCGGATGAGGCCGTGCGCGTCCTTCGCCGCGCCGTGGAACTCGGGATCACCTTCATCGATACCGCCGATTCCTACGGTCCGTTCGTCAGTGAAACGCTGATCCGCCGAGCACTGCATCCGTATTCCGAGGACCTGGTCATCGCCACCAAGGCCGGCCTGACCCGGCCGGGGCCCGGTGACTGGCGTCCCGTCGGCCGCCCCGAATACCTGCGCCAACAGCTCGAACTGAGCCTGCGCCATCTCGGCCTCGAACGCATCGATCTCTATCAACTGCACCGGATCGACCCGAAGGTGCCGCTGGCCGACCAACTCGGTGAGCTGGCACAGCTGCGGCAAGAGGGCAAGATCCGCCACATCGGCCTCTCCGAGGTGACCGTCGCCCAGCTCGAGCAGGCTCGCAAGGTCGTCGACATCGTCTCGGTGCAGAACATGTACAACCTCGCCAACCGGAACGCGGAGGACGTGCTCGAGTACGCCGAGGCGAACGACATCGCGTTCATTCCCTGGTTCCCCATGGCCACCGGTGATCTCGCCCGTCCCGGTGGTGTCCTGGATACCTTCACGCGCGACGACGCGAGCCCATCCCAGCTCGCGCTCGCCTGGCTGCTGCGTCGTTCGCCGGTCCTCCTGCCCATCCCCGGCACCTCGAGCGTGGCGCATCTGGAGGAGAACACCGCCGCCGCCACCATCACGCTCACCGACGACGAATACGCCGCCCTGTCCGAGGTGAGCGCTCCCGCGCCGCGTGGTCGGCGTTTCCGGCTGCCGAAACTGACCCGCGGCTGA
- a CDS encoding wax ester/triacylglycerol synthase domain-containing protein, giving the protein MPESQLVANDASYYYFARSGRVTDWPMWWVFDSETGAPPTAADIARHVGERAELLEPLRRRIHEVPGGLGHPFWGVDDTPIDSHVVTHAADLDWTGCLDRIGSILERPLDARVSAWQLHVFPEVSGIPTLSGAGTVVLMHVSHALMAGPAMTSLSEALFAPEPAPVRIEGLGHAAKRLGLRLGLAAVGGVLRWPFQVMRFNARVGAENRRIARDNDDSGPSTPPRSETVFNRRIGPGRVMRTIPLELREVRASGITVTAVGLAAISRAMQRYLDKQGAACPDDLAAFVTIAVPDAAVMGANHTGADVVDLFPGELDLAGRARAVDATLRVRRHSASSRRELTRLELVDLLPSRVYRARYGTLPPAAPAVAHTILTSVKCEPTAEWSLLDKPFRFAGMLPPVYPDIGLAHSFVGVRDSFTVSVACDPEIVPDLDDYCDILLESFREIAAAVGDSD; this is encoded by the coding sequence ATGCCCGAATCACAGCTGGTGGCCAATGACGCCTCCTATTACTACTTCGCTCGCTCGGGTCGCGTCACCGACTGGCCGATGTGGTGGGTGTTCGACAGCGAGACCGGTGCGCCGCCGACCGCCGCCGACATTGCCCGTCACGTCGGCGAACGGGCTGAGCTGCTCGAACCACTGCGCCGCCGGATTCACGAGGTGCCGGGCGGGCTCGGACATCCGTTCTGGGGCGTCGACGACACTCCCATCGACAGTCACGTGGTCACCCATGCCGCTGACCTGGACTGGACGGGATGTCTCGACCGGATCGGAAGCATCCTGGAGCGGCCGCTGGATGCTCGGGTCAGCGCTTGGCAGCTGCACGTGTTCCCCGAGGTATCCGGCATACCCACGCTGAGCGGCGCGGGCACCGTGGTGCTGATGCATGTCAGTCATGCGCTCATGGCGGGCCCGGCCATGACGTCGCTGTCGGAAGCATTGTTCGCGCCCGAGCCCGCGCCGGTGCGGATCGAGGGGCTCGGCCATGCCGCGAAGCGCCTCGGCCTGCGCCTGGGACTGGCCGCCGTGGGAGGCGTGTTGCGTTGGCCGTTCCAGGTGATGCGTTTCAACGCCCGCGTCGGGGCGGAGAACCGGCGGATCGCACGCGACAACGACGACAGCGGGCCGAGCACGCCACCGCGTAGCGAAACGGTGTTCAACCGGCGGATCGGTCCGGGACGCGTCATGCGGACGATCCCGTTGGAACTGCGGGAGGTCCGGGCATCGGGGATCACCGTGACGGCCGTCGGCCTGGCCGCGATCTCGCGCGCCATGCAGCGGTATCTCGACAAACAGGGTGCGGCGTGCCCAGACGATCTCGCGGCGTTCGTGACCATCGCGGTGCCCGATGCCGCGGTGATGGGCGCCAATCACACCGGCGCCGATGTGGTCGACCTGTTCCCGGGAGAACTCGATCTCGCCGGTCGCGCCCGGGCCGTCGACGCCACGTTGCGGGTACGTCGCCACTCGGCGTCGAGCCGCCGCGAACTCACTCGACTGGAGTTGGTCGACCTGCTGCCGAGCCGCGTCTATCGGGCGAGGTACGGCACGCTCCCGCCCGCCGCTCCCGCAGTCGCCCATACCATCTTGACCAGCGTCAAGTGTGAGCCGACTGCCGAATGGTCGTTGCTGGACAAGCCGTTTCGCTTCGCGGGCATGCTGCCGCCGGTCTACCCGGATATCGGTCTGGCGCACTCGTTCGTCGGCGTGCGCGACAGTTTTACCGTGTCCGTGGCGTGTGATCCGGAGATCGTTCCTGACCTGGACGACTACTGCGACATCCTGCTGGAGTCGTTCCGCGAAATCGCCGCCGCCGTCGGGGACTCGGACTGA
- a CDS encoding DUF885 domain-containing protein — MEAQPLVTEYLRLGLAFDRLEEGFVDAYTGDPALRRAVQNAPTPQPRELARRAAELRAGVPDAGLSPQRAEFLDVHLRALECSGRKFAGDEIGFVEEVRAYFDVDIAPGDVADYRDAHLQMDEVLVGDGSLAERMAAHRKADEIPPERLSVCVEAFSSALRELVRARYPLPDHEHVTYEVVGDKPWSGFNYYLGNYHSRVAINSDLKQHMAHLPQLIAHESYPGHHTEHCRKEAGLVADGQAEQTLFLVNTPQCLMAEGLADLALRSIVGPGWGKWAQEIYADLGLRFDGERAERLSNASAKLLGVRQDAALLLHDRRRSHDEVAEFLQIWSLVTPDRARQSLRFLSSPLWRAYISTYVEGYRLLGGWLDRAVDADDRADRFRRLLDEPLTPSAVRAAA; from the coding sequence ATGGAAGCGCAACCGCTCGTGACCGAATACCTGCGGCTCGGCCTCGCCTTCGATCGACTCGAGGAAGGTTTCGTCGACGCCTACACCGGCGATCCGGCGCTGCGCCGCGCGGTGCAGAACGCGCCGACGCCGCAGCCGCGCGAGTTGGCTCGCCGCGCCGCCGAGTTGCGCGCCGGGGTACCGGATGCCGGGTTGTCGCCGCAGCGTGCGGAATTCCTCGACGTGCACCTGCGGGCGCTGGAATGTTCCGGTCGTAAGTTCGCCGGAGACGAGATCGGGTTCGTCGAGGAGGTCCGGGCCTACTTCGACGTCGACATCGCGCCCGGCGACGTGGCCGACTACCGCGATGCGCACCTGCAGATGGACGAGGTGCTCGTGGGCGATGGCTCCTTGGCCGAACGAATGGCCGCGCATCGCAAGGCCGACGAGATCCCACCGGAGCGCCTGTCGGTCTGCGTCGAGGCGTTCTCCAGCGCGCTACGCGAGCTGGTCCGCGCACGCTACCCGCTGCCCGACCACGAGCACGTCACTTATGAGGTGGTCGGCGACAAACCCTGGTCCGGATTCAACTACTACCTGGGCAACTACCACTCCCGGGTCGCGATCAACTCCGACCTCAAACAGCACATGGCCCATCTGCCGCAGCTGATCGCACATGAGTCGTACCCGGGGCACCACACCGAGCACTGCCGCAAGGAGGCCGGGCTGGTCGCCGACGGTCAGGCCGAGCAGACGCTGTTCCTGGTGAACACGCCGCAGTGCCTGATGGCGGAAGGTCTGGCCGATCTGGCACTGCGCTCCATCGTCGGGCCGGGCTGGGGGAAGTGGGCGCAGGAGATCTACGCCGACCTCGGCCTGCGCTTCGACGGCGAACGGGCCGAACGACTTTCGAACGCCTCGGCCAAGCTGCTCGGCGTGCGACAGGACGCCGCACTGCTGCTACACGACCGGCGGCGCTCGCACGACGAGGTGGCGGAGTTCTTGCAGATCTGGAGCCTGGTGACGCCGGATCGGGCGCGGCAGTCGCTGCGGTTCCTGTCCTCGCCGCTATGGCGCGCCTACATCTCCACCTATGTGGAGGGATATCGGCTGCTGGGCGGGTGGCTCGATCGCGCGGTCGACGCCGACGACCGGGCGGACCGGTTCCGCAGGCTGCTCGACGAACCGCTTACGCCGAGCGCGGTGCGGGCCGCGGCCTGA
- a CDS encoding PaaI family thioesterase, with the protein MSETTLDLAQLSGLELLRTAMTREDRPPFIGDLLGMEVDELEHGRVVFAVRTRPDFANPLGTTHGGICATLLDSVMGCAVHTTLAAGVGYTTLELKINYIRSVPTDGQRLTATGTTIHVGRTTATAEGRVVDEQGRLVAHATTTCVILRG; encoded by the coding sequence ATGTCCGAAACCACGCTCGACCTGGCTCAGCTGTCGGGTCTCGAGCTCCTGCGGACCGCGATGACCAGGGAGGATCGCCCGCCGTTCATCGGTGACCTACTCGGCATGGAGGTCGACGAACTCGAACACGGCAGGGTGGTCTTCGCGGTGCGCACCCGGCCCGACTTCGCCAACCCGCTCGGCACCACGCACGGCGGCATCTGCGCCACGCTGCTCGACTCGGTGATGGGTTGCGCGGTGCACACCACCTTGGCGGCGGGGGTCGGCTACACCACACTCGAACTGAAGATCAACTACATCCGGTCCGTCCCCACCGACGGACAGCGACTCACCGCTACCGGCACCACGATCCATGTCGGCCGCACCACCGCCACCGCCGAGGGACGGGTGGTCGACGAGCAGGGCCGCCTGGTCGCGCACGCCACCACTACCTGCGTCATTCTCCGCGGGTGA
- a CDS encoding TetR/AcrR family transcriptional regulator: protein MTAGPRTRLIDSAIELVREQGVHAAGLAALLERSNASRNSLYQHFPSGKSELVETATRVAGDRIGAVIDKITPGPPQRWFGSLLEWWITTLEKTGYRAGCPVVGAALAESEPRVQAAAGAVFADWHQRLGAALTAAGLSAEDARSFSSFAFSAMEGAIVQARAMKSTRPLEDAQRHLTLLLENYLDEPPAREPGPRPID, encoded by the coding sequence GTGACCGCCGGGCCGCGCACCAGGCTGATCGACAGCGCTATCGAGCTGGTCCGCGAGCAGGGCGTGCACGCCGCGGGGCTGGCGGCTCTGCTGGAACGCAGCAACGCCTCGCGCAATTCGCTCTACCAGCACTTTCCTTCCGGAAAGAGCGAGCTGGTCGAGACCGCGACCCGGGTCGCGGGCGACCGGATCGGTGCGGTGATCGACAAGATCACGCCAGGGCCTCCGCAGCGCTGGTTCGGGTCGCTCCTCGAATGGTGGATCACCACGCTGGAGAAGACCGGGTACCGCGCGGGGTGCCCGGTCGTCGGCGCGGCGCTCGCCGAGTCCGAACCCCGGGTGCAGGCCGCCGCGGGCGCGGTCTTCGCCGACTGGCACCAGCGGCTGGGCGCGGCGCTGACCGCCGCGGGCCTGTCGGCGGAGGATGCGCGCTCGTTCAGCAGTTTCGCGTTCAGTGCGATGGAAGGCGCCATCGTGCAGGCGCGTGCGATGAAATCCACCCGGCCGCTGGAAGACGCGCAGCGACATCTCACGTTGCTGCTGGAGAACTATCTGGATGAACCCCCTGCTCGAGAGCCGGGCCCTCGGCCCATAGACTGA
- the glyA gene encoding serine hydroxymethyltransferase, with protein MTQTTASVNSQSLGDLDPELAAAMAGELARERDTLEMIASENFVPRAVLQAQGSVLTNKYAEGYPGRRYYGGCEHVDVVETLARNRAKELFDAEFANVQPHSGAQANAAVLMSLMDPGDKLLGLDLAHGGHLTHGMRLNFSGKLYEVHSYGVSKEDHRVDMDEVRTIALGARPKVIVAGWSAYPRHQDFAAFRAIADEVGAYLWVDMAHFAGLVAAGLHPSPVPYADVVSSTVHKTLGGPRSGLILAKQEYAKKLNSSVFPGQQGGPLMHAIAAKAVAFKIAATEEFRDRQERTLSGAKILAERLTAADVKDKGISVLTGGTDVHLVLVDLRNSELDGQQGEDLLHEIGITVNRNAVPFDPRPPMVTSGLRIGTAALATRGFGDTEFAEVADIIASALAGTADLDSLRARVSKLAKDVPLYDGLEDWRLLG; from the coding sequence GTGACGCAGACGACCGCCTCTGTCAATTCCCAGTCTCTCGGTGATCTCGATCCGGAACTCGCTGCCGCGATGGCAGGCGAGCTCGCCCGCGAACGCGACACCCTGGAGATGATCGCCTCCGAGAACTTCGTGCCGCGCGCGGTGCTGCAGGCGCAGGGCAGCGTGCTCACCAACAAGTACGCCGAGGGCTACCCGGGACGGCGCTACTACGGCGGCTGCGAGCACGTCGACGTGGTGGAGACCCTGGCGCGCAACCGCGCCAAGGAGCTGTTCGACGCCGAATTCGCCAATGTGCAGCCGCATTCCGGCGCGCAGGCGAATGCCGCGGTGCTCATGTCGCTGATGGACCCGGGCGACAAGCTGCTCGGCCTGGACCTCGCGCACGGCGGTCACCTCACCCACGGCATGCGCCTGAACTTCTCCGGCAAGCTCTACGAGGTGCACTCCTACGGGGTGAGCAAGGAAGACCACCGCGTCGACATGGACGAGGTGCGCACCATCGCTTTGGGCGCGCGTCCGAAGGTGATCGTGGCGGGCTGGTCGGCCTACCCGCGCCACCAGGACTTCGCGGCGTTCCGCGCGATCGCCGACGAGGTGGGCGCCTACCTGTGGGTGGATATGGCGCACTTCGCCGGTCTGGTCGCCGCCGGGCTGCACCCCTCGCCGGTGCCCTACGCCGACGTGGTGTCCTCGACCGTGCACAAGACGCTCGGTGGTCCGCGCTCCGGCCTGATCCTGGCCAAGCAGGAGTACGCCAAGAAGCTGAACAGCTCGGTGTTCCCCGGCCAGCAGGGCGGGCCGCTGATGCACGCCATCGCCGCCAAGGCCGTCGCCTTCAAGATTGCCGCGACCGAGGAGTTCCGCGACCGCCAGGAGCGCACTCTGTCGGGCGCGAAGATCCTCGCCGAGCGCCTCACCGCCGCCGACGTCAAGGACAAGGGCATCAGCGTGCTCACCGGCGGCACCGACGTGCACCTGGTGCTGGTCGATCTGCGCAACTCCGAACTCGACGGCCAGCAGGGCGAAGACCTGCTGCACGAGATCGGTATCACGGTGAACCGCAACGCCGTTCCGTTCGACCCGCGTCCGCCGATGGTCACCTCCGGCCTGCGGATCGGCACCGCGGCCCTGGCCACCCGTGGCTTCGGCGACACCGAGTTCGCCGAGGTCGCCGACATCATCGCCAGCGCGCTGGCCGGTACCGCCGACCTGGACTCGCTGCGCGCCAGGGTGAGCAAGCTGGCCAAGGACGTTCCGCTGTACGACGGTCTCGAGGACTGGCGCCTGCTCGGCTGA
- a CDS encoding ESX secretion-associated protein EspG, whose product MMARWTLSAEQFAAAWFGTGLDRMPFPFRFTSRFPGLHEYQAYQQQFRAELGRDDRLPLRTAITTLARPDWRIELVGYDNTRDGIELRAVACGTRSGSGVLAEQSPAPDGGRIRLRRCRTDQLATELVRLLPETPAGTAGEKSFLLDDLNDDRPDLFGSAPASQAKERYRRFWRQSCTTRGTAVVLLGPRNAEPLRTGRLRWIDTPDGRYCEVPANRALMIRPGTSGDIARYLDEAIVRAKARIDR is encoded by the coding sequence ATGATGGCGCGGTGGACCCTCTCGGCCGAGCAGTTCGCCGCGGCATGGTTCGGCACCGGACTGGACCGAATGCCGTTCCCGTTCCGATTCACCAGCCGGTTTCCCGGACTGCACGAGTACCAGGCTTACCAACAGCAGTTCCGCGCCGAACTGGGACGCGACGATCGGCTGCCGCTGCGCACGGCGATCACCACGCTGGCCCGCCCCGACTGGCGCATCGAACTGGTCGGCTACGACAACACCCGCGACGGCATCGAACTTCGCGCCGTCGCGTGCGGTACCCGCTCCGGCTCGGGCGTGCTCGCCGAGCAATCCCCCGCGCCGGATGGTGGTCGAATCCGCCTGCGCCGCTGTCGAACCGACCAGCTCGCCACCGAACTGGTGCGCCTGCTGCCGGAGACCCCTGCAGGCACCGCGGGTGAGAAGAGTTTTCTGCTCGACGATCTCAACGACGATCGTCCCGATCTGTTCGGCAGTGCACCTGCCAGCCAGGCCAAGGAGCGCTACCGGCGTTTCTGGCGGCAGTCCTGCACCACGCGCGGCACCGCCGTTGTGCTGTTGGGTCCGCGCAACGCGGAACCGCTGCGCACCGGCCGCCTGCGCTGGATCGACACGCCCGACGGCCGCTACTGCGAGGTCCCGGCCAACCGCGCACTGATGATCCGCCCCGGCACCAGCGGCGATATCGCCCGCTACTTGGACGAGGCGATCGTGCGTGCGAAAGCACGCATCGACCGGTAG
- a CDS encoding DUF3558 domain-containing protein: protein MKLGSAARGTGFALAATGVVLLAACGGRTTATESPTPTTPGAAGAGSGASTGAGSPAAFDPCTALTPQLLAQRRWDAEPPEPKQDSQGGVTWKGCRYVAKAGYGFVVETTNGTLDQVRGKYPAAVDISAGDRKAVRYEARPDVPGGCTVNVEMRSGSLYILTNVPQTSANKNLVACDIATDIARTIAPLLPSGS from the coding sequence ATGAAGCTCGGCTCAGCCGCTCGCGGAACCGGTTTCGCACTCGCGGCGACGGGCGTCGTCCTGCTGGCAGCGTGTGGTGGCCGGACGACCGCCACCGAATCACCGACGCCGACCACGCCGGGAGCGGCTGGTGCGGGCTCGGGCGCGTCCACCGGAGCGGGCTCACCGGCGGCATTCGATCCCTGCACGGCACTGACGCCTCAGCTGCTCGCCCAGCGCCGGTGGGACGCCGAACCGCCCGAACCCAAGCAGGACAGCCAGGGCGGCGTCACCTGGAAAGGGTGCCGCTACGTCGCGAAAGCAGGCTACGGCTTCGTCGTCGAGACGACCAACGGCACGCTCGACCAGGTTCGGGGAAAATATCCTGCTGCCGTGGACATCTCGGCGGGCGACCGAAAAGCCGTGCGTTATGAGGCCCGCCCGGACGTTCCTGGTGGCTGCACGGTCAACGTCGAGATGAGGTCCGGCTCGCTCTACATTCTGACCAACGTGCCACAGACATCAGCGAACAAGAACCTTGTCGCCTGCGATATCGCCACCGACATCGCCCGGACAATCGCACCGCTGCTGCCCTCGGGCAGCTGA
- a CDS encoding FAD-dependent monooxygenase codes for MRNTTVLISGAGIAGPALAYWLHRYGFAVTVVERAPALRPGGQAVDFKGHTHRTVLERMSILDDVEARRTGATDTVFVDQRGTRLALMSGDFTGGDVEILRGDLSEIIYRRTADHCEYLFGDSITALTETGDGVHVEFEHAPGRTFDLVFGADGIHSRVRALTFGPEREFVQHLGYHYAVAGASPRSTTTTGSRERAIAHGHNAPGRLAISGGPKAQQMYIFASPELDYARDDSATQRRILTEAFADVGWEVPRMLAELADFDDIYLDSVSQVRMAGGYTKGRVALVGDSGYGNTLGGFGTGLAVVGAYVIAGELTLADGDHTVAFARYDRIMRRYAKIAGNSNAGPFLAPKTGLGIRTRNWFLGSRLFGWMAEYGDNAADDIDLRDYPALVGVGDAH; via the coding sequence ATGCGCAACACCACCGTCCTCATCTCCGGCGCCGGCATCGCCGGACCCGCGCTGGCCTACTGGCTGCATCGCTACGGGTTCGCCGTCACCGTCGTCGAGCGCGCTCCCGCCCTGCGTCCCGGCGGGCAGGCCGTCGACTTCAAGGGCCACACCCACCGCACCGTCCTGGAGCGGATGAGCATCCTGGACGACGTCGAAGCACGGAGGACCGGCGCCACCGACACCGTGTTCGTCGACCAGCGCGGCACCCGGCTCGCCCTGATGTCGGGTGACTTCACCGGCGGCGACGTGGAGATCCTGCGCGGCGACCTGTCGGAGATCATCTACCGGCGCACCGCCGACCACTGCGAATACCTGTTCGGTGATTCGATCACCGCGCTCACCGAGACCGGGGACGGCGTGCACGTCGAGTTCGAGCACGCCCCCGGGCGCACTTTCGACCTCGTCTTCGGGGCCGACGGCATCCATTCCCGGGTACGGGCGCTGACTTTCGGCCCGGAGCGGGAATTCGTGCAGCACCTCGGTTATCACTACGCCGTCGCAGGCGCGAGTCCGCGGAGCACGACGACGACCGGCTCGCGGGAACGGGCGATCGCCCACGGCCACAACGCTCCTGGACGGCTCGCGATCAGCGGCGGACCGAAGGCGCAGCAGATGTACATCTTCGCCTCCCCCGAACTCGACTACGCCCGCGACGACAGCGCCACCCAGCGGCGCATCCTCACCGAGGCTTTCGCCGACGTCGGATGGGAGGTGCCGCGGATGCTCGCCGAGCTGGCCGACTTCGACGACATCTACCTGGACTCGGTCAGCCAGGTCCGGATGGCGGGCGGCTACACCAAAGGCCGCGTCGCGCTGGTCGGCGATTCCGGGTACGGAAACACGCTGGGCGGCTTCGGCACCGGGCTCGCCGTGGTCGGCGCGTACGTCATCGCGGGCGAATTAACCCTGGCCGACGGCGATCACACCGTCGCTTTCGCCCGCTACGACCGGATCATGCGGCGCTACGCCAAGATCGCGGGCAACAGCAACGCCGGCCCCTTCCTGGCTCCCAAGACCGGTCTCGGTATCAGAACGCGCAACTGGTTCCTCGGATCTCGGCTGTTCGGCTGGATGGCGGAATACGGCGACAATGCCGCCGACGACATCGACCTGCGGGACTACCCAGCCCTGGTCGGCGTGGGGGACGCGCACTGA
- a CDS encoding TetR/AcrR family transcriptional regulator yields the protein MPTPTTLELLWGLQQRPKRGPKPALSLERIVAEAIALADAEGLANLSMQRIAERLGFTKMSLYRYVPGKAELIALMLDAALGAPPELPAAKLASADEPWRDQLGPWCETLYRRFREHPWSMEVSVGVRPIGPNEMAWMEAALAALAETGLTNAERLDTIVLLTGHARSLVQQVRVVDTETYEQQIAGQFADMVAAAADRYPAAAAAFAEEGAVAGGEGALKFGIGRILDGLAVLIARRR from the coding sequence ATGCCGACACCGACGACCCTGGAACTGCTCTGGGGCCTCCAGCAGCGCCCCAAGCGCGGGCCGAAACCCGCGCTGTCGCTGGAGCGGATCGTCGCCGAGGCGATCGCGCTCGCCGATGCCGAGGGCTTGGCCAACCTGTCCATGCAGCGGATTGCCGAGCGCTTGGGCTTCACCAAGATGTCGCTGTACCGCTACGTGCCCGGCAAGGCCGAGCTCATCGCGTTGATGTTGGACGCCGCGCTGGGCGCACCCCCGGAGCTGCCCGCGGCAAAGTTGGCATCGGCCGACGAGCCCTGGCGCGACCAACTCGGCCCCTGGTGCGAGACGCTCTACCGGCGCTTCCGCGAACACCCCTGGTCAATGGAGGTGTCCGTGGGGGTCCGGCCGATCGGCCCGAACGAGATGGCCTGGATGGAAGCCGCACTCGCCGCGCTCGCCGAGACCGGTCTCACCAACGCCGAACGCCTGGACACCATCGTCCTGCTGACCGGCCATGCGCGCAGTCTGGTGCAGCAGGTGCGCGTGGTGGACACCGAGACGTACGAGCAACAGATCGCTGGGCAGTTCGCCGACATGGTCGCCGCCGCGGCCGATCGCTACCCGGCGGCGGCCGCCGCGTTCGCCGAGGAGGGCGCGGTCGCCGGCGGGGAAGGCGCGCTGAAGTTCGGCATCGGGCGCATCCTCGACGGACTTGCCGTGCTCATCGCGCGCCGTCGCTGA
- a CDS encoding limonene-1,2-epoxide hydrolase family protein: MTDELDLKQDSITTVREFFAALELGASEEAIDLLHPDIVWKNTSLPDVKGVRRAGGLLRGLRRDWLGFGVDMHHIAADGDIVLTDRTDYLRFGPMRIGFWVAGTFELRGGRIILWHDHFSWENVLRGTAVGLWRAVLRRG, encoded by the coding sequence ATGACCGACGAACTCGACCTGAAACAGGACTCGATCACCACGGTGCGGGAATTCTTCGCCGCGCTGGAACTGGGCGCGTCCGAGGAGGCGATCGATCTGCTGCACCCGGACATCGTCTGGAAGAACACCTCGCTGCCCGATGTGAAAGGCGTCCGCCGGGCCGGCGGCTTGCTGCGCGGCCTGCGCCGCGACTGGCTCGGATTCGGCGTCGACATGCACCACATCGCCGCCGACGGCGACATCGTGCTCACCGACCGCACCGACTACCTGCGCTTCGGGCCGATGCGCATCGGGTTCTGGGTGGCGGGCACGTTCGAGCTGCGCGGCGGCCGAATCATCCTGTGGCACGACCACTTCAGCTGGGAGAACGTCCTGCGCGGCACGGCCGTCGGTCTGTGGCGTGCGGTACTGCGCCGCGGCTGA
- a CDS encoding DUF488 domain-containing protein — protein sequence MTLQPPRGFQVKRVYDPPDPDDGTRVLVDRLWPRGISKAQARVDRWPKELTPSTELRRWFHADRDARATEFAHRYQAELATTQAQQDLRELRALAAEGPVTLLTAVHDPAHSHVPVLLDQLR from the coding sequence ATGACACTGCAACCGCCGCGCGGCTTCCAGGTGAAGCGCGTCTACGACCCACCGGACCCGGACGACGGCACCCGTGTGCTGGTCGATCGCCTCTGGCCGAGGGGGATCAGCAAGGCGCAAGCGCGGGTCGATCGCTGGCCCAAGGAGCTCACCCCGTCCACCGAACTGCGGCGCTGGTTCCACGCCGACCGGGACGCCCGCGCCACGGAGTTCGCCCACCGCTACCAGGCCGAACTGGCGACTACGCAGGCGCAGCAAGATTTGCGGGAATTGCGCGCGCTGGCCGCCGAAGGTCCGGTCACGCTGCTCACGGCCGTACACGATCCGGCGCACAGCCATGTCCCCGTCCTGCTCGACCAGCTGCGTTGA